gtagaaaaactgaaattgtatATTCTTGTTAAATATaccctaatctttttttttatttacaaatgcaaTTGTAACAGTTGTGTGTGTGATACAGTTTATTACATTCCTAAGTGGTTTTAGGATTTCAGGGGTTAGCTGTTGCATTGTGTGGATGCAATCTCGGAAGAACAGAGAAAGCCTTCAACTAGACCCAGTGGCATCATTTGAAACCGCCcctctgtgctgtgattggctgaagagGTTGTATCTGAGACATGGGGAGGGGGGATTAGATTGGTGGGGGGTCTTTGTCTATTCGGGGTTTTGTCTATAATGAGATTGTAGACTCCCAGCCATCAGACCAAAGCTTCAATTATTGGCAGCACCACGACTGTCAGTGCATAATCACTGAAGCCGTTTACAGTTTGCATGAATGCAGTATTAAATTACAGGAATACTGTGTGCAAGCTGGATATAATAGGTATGGAGATGCATAATTTCTAAAAGGCAGTAAAACAATAATTCTTAAATATGTGAGGGTGTGTTACGCAGCAAGGGAAATGCTTTGAATTATTAATTACTTAAAAGAGAGAGGGGGGGAAAAGGTGCTACTTAATCTGGTCTGCATGCATTTCCTCTGTATATGGGATCTGTTCATCATGTTCAAAACCAAGAACTGTACTTTTGTGgtgtatattaattttatttttgtactttgcAGGCACTATAAAAGCTGTACTTAAATGATTCTCAGACTTAATTCatgtatattttaaaactgtacaataatgtaaataaataaataaataaatacagtcacCTTGACTGATGTAAGCTGAATATAGGTTAGTAGTGTGGGGAGAGGGAGTGCACTGGCTGACCTCAGCACAAACATTCCATTGTTATGTAACTCTCTCCTCTTTTCTGCCCTCCCTATTTTTCTCGCTCTTGCTTTTTTATATTCATACTCTGAATTTTTAAGCTGTTTGGCAGAAAATAAAATTAGCTTTAATCCGCAAACGCATTAATAAGCATTTTATATACATGCATAGTCGAAGCATAAACAGTCTAATAAACATAAAAGCAATTTCTCTGTTTTCATCTGCCTCAACCCATTGATGATCTCACAAAAGCCATGCAGTGTGATTTAAGTTTAGCCGATGCTGCCCTCTGGTGGAacaaatagtagtaataataaataatagtctCAATTGGAGCAACTGATCCTTAATCGTTTCTGTTGTTTGTGATGTTATGAACCGTTTTATTGTTTTACTGCCTACAGGTcacgtttatttgtttttattgaaatCCGCAACAATGAGCATCTATTTTTAGTGCTTTACGTTCAAGGGATAGTCAACCCAAAAGTAATAATTCTGACAATAGTACTTTATTTGCAACCCCGTAGTCATGtacattgtatgaaaaaaaaaaagatataatgaaagtaaattgTGACGTTTTAAcatctaaaaataacaatataaaacctTTATCCCTTTAGAAAAAGTGTGAAATACTCTATGACGAAGACAACACTGacacttttaatattttaatattataatactaAAATGCGTAAGCAATAGTGTACGTTGACCAATAGTCTACTGGTAAAAGGGTTAAACAGGGTCATATTTATTTGGCTTCATAAGTTGTCTTCCGCACGGCTTTTCTCCATTGGATGATTTGGACGTCTATCAAAGCAACATCCACAAGCATGACACAGCGCGACGCGCCTTGCTATTGGTCAATTCATATAATCGCCCCGCCTGACGGGCGCCGAATCTTGCGTTTAATTGGCTGAGACAGCGCAGTTTAAATTTGAATCGTTTCAAACAGGGACAGGGTCAATGTTATAAACGTACAGGAATTTCTCTGTGTCACGTTGTCTTTCTCTGAGAAGAAAACGGTTTATGTGTTAGATTTGAGCATCCTGAAGAAGGTACGTATTTTAGGAAACCCTCAACAAATGTATAGGAGAACGATAATGGAATATTGCGCGATAATAAACTGTAACGTTACATGTGACTTAGTTGCTATTGACCAATTTGCTAGTGCTAATAGGACGTTGATAACTGCGCATATGATGCTGCCATGTTTACATATAATTTATCTAAGAGTTTTTATGCATTCAATTTTTACTCTTATTTTGTTAACAGATGTAACCATTTAAATGATAAcgaattgttttggaaataaattgTTTGATCGTTACTAGACGATCAAACGTTACGTTAGcgaaattttatttcaaataaaaaaagttaatgttttCCCTGTGCTGACATGTAACGTTATGGTTGTTTCATGTTTTGGTTTTTAATCAGCTTTGTCATCCGTGTGGGCACAAGTTAGTCTAATTGGAAACTAGTTGGAAATTCCTTGAGTTTCACTAGTTTAATGAGTTAATTTTGAAATGGTTCAATTTCCCACTCAGGCTGTTCTTGTTTGGTTTCTTTCTTGCGTTCATTCGCTCTGGATTGAGGGCTTGGTCTGAGTTTTCTCTGTCCTGGTTACAACTTGATAATCTCATTTATGATGGTGAGCCGTTTATCACCTGTCCAGGTAGACTGTAGAAGAGAGAAGCTGTCAAAAGTGCCTGTCATTACAAAGCTGACAATCATCTTGTCACTCCTTACATAGCTGAGCAGAATCCAGGGAAGGACAGATGAGGCCAAAATTGGTAATGATTCTTTGAAGATTTTATCAGTCTCTTCCTTGTTCCTCCTTATTCTCCTAAACATCCCTTGGTAAACTATATGCCACTATTATCCCAATCACAAAGACCATTTTGCCACCATTATAATGTTTAGTTATCTGCTGGTTGTCTATTATAACCTTTGCTGCACATCTATCTAAGGCATGATTCCTTCACAGTTACTGAACCACTTTGTTCCCTGAGCACATGGCTTAGCTGCAACGGTTGATATCACATGTTTGGGTTCTTAGTCACAGTGGGTTAGTCTGATCTCTTAAAGAAATGCAACAGATTTGATGGGTTTCTGGTGTTGTGTTGAGAAGGTCAGATGCCCGTCTCCGGGTCTTATCAGTAAAACCAGCTGTGTGTGTGGTGCCCAATGGGCGTGGCTTTCCAGAACCCATGTTGTCATGTTCTATGTGTCTCTGTTTTGCAGTATGAGTTTTGAGGCGCTAAAGGAGAATCAGGGAGCTGTACGGATGAACAGCACTTCTGAAGCCGCTTGTGACATTTTTGCGTTGGAACAGCCTACTGGCAGGCCCTCGATCCTGCGGCAGTCACAGGCTGACAACATCAGCAGGACTGTGCCTAAAGGAGCAAAGGTGGGTTTTCATGAGGTTTCCATGCAATTTGTGTGCTcctgcattttattttgtgtaattaacacacacacacacttcactctTTAGtttcacatgatttttcagaaatcatgcctacatgctaatttggtgcttaagaaacttatcaattttaaaaatgattgtggTGATTATTTTTGTTGGAAGCATATACTCTGTTTTTGAGTAGAACGTTTCAGAATAGCAACATTTATATTGAAGTGTTTAACGTAGgtgtattcatctttttttttattttatttattgctctTCAGTGGTTATATTAAGCATTTGTTTACTGTGTTGTCAGGCTTGTACTAGAGTTTAGATTTAcatcgttttttttgttttgttgcttttgtATAGGTTTGTTTTCAAACTCCACGGCGAGACCCAGTCACAAAGAAGATCATGTCTCCGAGCCGTGCTAGTAGGCCGTCCAGCCAAGAGGACAGCAGTAAAAACCTGGAAACTCTTGTGGCCTCTGATGACCAGTGAGCAAATTTCCTGGACATCAATATTATGAGTGTCCTGTTTGTTTGTACATATTCAAAACCAGTTTCCTTCAAAATGGTCCTGGACCGTTGACCATTGCTGATcggctgatttaaaaaaaaaattagtttaaaGCCATCGGCATATCGGAAATGGCATGAAAAGGGCAGATACTGATGGTTtattaatttaaagggggggtgaaatgctcgttttcactcaatatcctgttaatcttgagtacctatatagtagtactgcatccttcataactccaaaaagtctttagttttattatattcataagagaaagatagtctgtaccgatttttcccggaaaaacatgaccggcttgaggcgtgacgtgtgggcggagctaaagaatcacgagcgcgagtaagcttttgcattgagagcgtttcgaagttgtgacattaccgtgaggaaaaaaaaccatcatccaaaacaaaccatggctaacagtcagattcagccgtttatttatgatccagaatcagatcccgaggctgaaactgaacgagagcagcagcagcaacgactcattccgagcggggctcgaacccgggtctccggcatgggaggcggacgcaacttacaaggaggcagagatattttaagcagttttgctcactgcctgcggttccaacacacgatcgtgaccctttttcgttgggattgcatcatccttaagaaataaacgatgtgcaaatccgtcgtcaaactgggccttgtttgtaaaacaagcatcttcgaaatgcagggaacaaacaaaaacacttgcacaactccgttgatgctctgtaaaaataagctccatccactggtcccttaatgctgtttttttttttttttgtaatctgtgcagggttgtcttgccctggcaaccaaaaacacactccttttttgAAGATTTTGAAGATTGctagtaatcaaacagttggtggttcccactgacttccatagtattttttttcctactacgGAAGTCAAtagggaccatcaactgtttgattaccagcaatcttcaaaatatcttattttattgttCAACATAAAGTAActcctacaggtttggaaagacatgaggatgtgtaaatgacaattttcatttttggatgaactatccctttaactgcaTGGAGACTACGAGTTGCATGTCTATTGTagtgtagaatttctatactttaATGTGTAGGTCGATCATCACTCTTTTGTATGTTACGCACAATCTAGTAAATATAGACCGcttcattataaagaaaaaataacaaacaaaaaaatatataatcataatctgtggataaaatactattataaactaggttaaTGGATAAATCTGTAGCAAAAGTTATCATGAGTacacaataatttaataaaatccttaatttttagtgaaaaaaatatttagtgggtaacaaataaaagtgaataagtgtAGGAATAAATCTGGTAGGCCTACACATTGTTTTATGTATGgatgtaaaatacattcatggaAAAACAAgttatctttttatatataaatatatactatagtggtcaacatttgaagtggatcaaaacctttcatcaaattTGTCCTAAAAACCCAAACAATACtcgttcttgtcttaggacaactttgattaacttttttgatccacttcaaatgttgactactgtataaatgaaaagacatttcttttaaatgtaaagcagAGTAATGAGGTAGCAACATATGATAAGACGAACAAGAGAGACtattaatttcctttttatgCAAAACCATTTATCTTTAAATAAAGATCAAGTATAACATTTAGGAACATTTAATCATCTTTGAGAGTTTTATAATAGTCTTGACCGTCATAACCGAACCAACACTCATTTTGAATGCTGAATGGAGGATGAAAGACCACTGCAGCAGAGAGAAGAGTTTACGTAAACTTGACTTTAATATTCATTTGTACCTCACATTAAACTATAGAACAaccagaacacttgaaatatagtgcacagaaactttatggtgctttataatgtttctgTGACTTTCATGGGGCTTAAtaataacacagaatagtatatGTGCTATATCGGAATTTGGATCGGTCTCGTCTGACCGACACCTCTATGCCAATATTGGAGCGATACCGATACTGAATATCGGTTCAACACTCCCCTAATCTGTTGCATAATCCAATGTTTTTCTCTgggcaaaataattaaatacttgtcaaaataaaatctgtaCAAAATGTAGTTTGTCAGGCGCCATAGTATGGCCATATGCAAATGTGTCTataccacaaacacaacattatcgattattttgatttcaaatacaAACATTGTCACTGAAAAAGATTTTCCAGCattgcaattcttttttttttttacactttacagTAATACTAAAGACtatatagaatacccaagacatgtcacttgtatagttttgaatgggaaaAATGTAACGCTCAATATGGCTGGTCTATCGCAGGAAGCCCCTCCTTCTGAATAAAAGAGCCAGTAGCTAATTGGTAAAGGCATCATGTTAAAAGCGTCCCGGTTGGCATAGAAACGGTGTTCTTAGACGTGCTCTTAGGTTTGCGCAGGCTGATCTAGCCTgagaaataagctttttataatgGTATTTGACCAAAAGTAACAGTTGTTGTCAGTCTACCTCCACAAGTGCCatctataattattttctttatctaaaatgctctttccatttaaaccTAGGCAAAAAGCCATATGTGTtgactgtgaaacacagtagactttaataacatgcatttatggtgtaattactacatttttgtttattaacagGTATGTTTTTCTTCTCAAACCGGTTTCAGAGGAACAGAAATATTCAAATAATGATTGTGCTCTGAGTGAACAATCCACTAAcgtataacatttaatttttgttttacaggAGTTCACTGTTGAATAAACCTTCCCACACACCAATTGACATGCAGAGTAACAGCGTTGCCTACCCTGATGATGATATGCTTGTTCAGAGCATAGGGGCCTATACCCTTGATCTTAACAATCTAGATGCCATCAACCCTTTCCAGGGGTCCAGTAAAATGCAGAATTCTCCTCCTAAATCTTCTATCTTACCCGAGTCTTGGACATCAGAGATTATAgtatcagatacaactgcagccCCCATTTCTGAACCTCAGCCAGAGGTTCCAGAGGTGACTGACACTGCACTTGATGAGACTCTTCCCTTTGTCCCATCAGTGGAGAATTCCCTTGCAGAATGTTCTGCCAGCATGTCTTCAGCAGAGGGCACGGTCATCATCAAGACTGACAACATTGAAAACAGTGCCACAGATGTGGAGGAGTCTGATATGACCGAACCAGCACCAGTGTCGCAACAGATTCCTGTTTTGGAAGATCAGCCTGTGGCCCAGGACTCGGCACAACCCCCTGTGGGATACTACAACTTGGATTTTGACAACATTGACTCGCTCAACCCATTCCAAACCGGTGGCTCAAAGATCCCAAACTCTCCTCTAATTGGCAAGGCATCCATAGTTTCCGATCCACACCTGTCAAGCCAAGAAGCTAAACAGGAACCAGACCTCTCAGTCCACACTTCAGATGTCCCAACATCTTCAGatgcttccataccacctcaagAAAACTCCACTGCCACAGAGGGCTCCTCATCTACAGCGCCCCCTAAAGAGAACCAGATGTTACTGGAGTTTAATTTTGACGATGGTGCCGAAGTCAAGCGCAAACCTCCTCCGAAACGTCTTGGGGTCAAAAGACCTGCAGGTGCAAAACCTGTAACCAAAAAAACAGTTGCACCAGCCACAGAAAAGAAAGAACCAGAACCCAAGCAGTTGTCCCCTAAGAATCCAGAAGAGACGGAACCTGTGGATGTTTCTCCTCCTAAAGGTTCTTACAcctttgattttgaaaagtttgaTGATCCAAACTTTAACCCCTTTGGCACAAAGGCTTCAATGGGTAACTCTCCACCACGAGGTGTTCAGACTGGCCCGGTTTTGATGAAAGCACCAGCTCCAGTTCAGGAGCCTGAGGCTTTTGCACAGGATGACCAGCCTGAAGCCCCTGCAAAAGACAACCAACCAGAGCACAGGTACAGAAACTAGAACTTGTACAGGTTATGTAAAAATAAACCATATAATTTCTTATCTGTATAAGCTAATTACTTTTGAGCTACTGGTATGCTTCTGATCCTGAAAGTtgaggtcatgggtttgattccaatGGAATGCATTAACTAGTTAAATATGTACCCTAAATGCAATGGAAGTAGGTCTGGAACAGTAAATCAATGCATTGCAGAATCATTTCTCGATTTGCATcaattctgagatttttttttttttttttttttttttaaaggtatcgCAGTTCTCTCTTTTGAATCGATTCTGAACTTAAGCCCCATTCACACCACCAGAGCGACATAATTCCGTTAATTTTCAATGGAGAGCTGGGGACTTCTGGTGACCCTGGCGAAGGAATGTTTGCGTGTCAAGCTACAAAAGTTAATAATTCTTCAACTTTATGCAAATAAGCAGCGAATCTTGCAAGCGACAACCAATGGGAGTGAAGTCAGTGGAGAGCATGTGATTCATCTGCTGTAGTGGAGTGTTATGGGGGTTATTAGGAACCAGTAGTGGGAACACTCACAAGCGACTTCAGTTGCCAGCAACAATCAGCGAAAGTCACTGGTGGTGTGAATGGGGCTtgagtttttaacagcagattgCCCTGCGTGCTTTAGAAGTAGCTATAATTTGCTTGCTTCCAGTTCCTTACACATGCAATACTTGAACCtgaaataatcattcataaagtTGGGAAAGGTTAAAGTGAATTTCAAGGATGTGCACAGTGGgctgtgtttacattaatcttgcGTCATAAAAGCATTAGTTGATGTGCAAGTACATTTAAACAAGCGCTCTTCTTTGTGAGCATTTGAGTGTACAGTTAAAAATTAGCttagagcgccatctgctgttaaaaccTAAGCTCAGAATTGATTCGACAGATAATCATGATGCATTCTTAAAATCTCAGAATCGACCCACAAATCGATTAATTGTCCCTGCCCTAAATGGAAgtgtctttggataaaagcatttgccaaatgcataaatgtaaatgatcgTTGAACTCAAGACTTTTGCTTTTTCTCCTTCAGTTCTTCCCCTTTAGTTTCTGAAACCAATGAAAACATTGCTGAAACTGATCTTCCTGTCACTAATAGGGTAAGAGTGTCTTAAATGTACAAATTCAATAGAAAATGTGTATTTCCACAAATTATGATCATGTTGATGCTCATTCTCTTACTAGCCAGCTGAAGATGTAGAGTCAACATCTTCAGATGCCTCCATACCACCTCAGGAGAACTCTACTGTCACAGAGGGCTCCTCCTCTACAGCGCCCCCTAAAGAGAACCCGATGTTACTGGAGTTTAATTTTGACGATGGTGCCGAAGTCAAGCGCAAACCTCCTCCGAAACGTCTTGGGGTCAAAAGACCTGCAGGTGCAAAACCTGTAACCAAAAAAACAGTTGCACCAGCCACAGAAAAGAAAGAACCAGAACCCAAGCAGTTGTCCCCTAAGAATCCAGAAGAGACGGAACCTGTGGATGTTTCTCCTCCTAAAGGTTCTTACACCATAGATTTTGACAAGTTTGACGACACCAACTTTAACCCCTTTGGCACAAAGGCTACAATGGGTAACTCTCCACCACGCGGTGTTCAGACTGGCCCGGTTTTGATGAAAGCTCCAGTTCAGGAGCCTGAGGCTTTTGCACAGGATGACCAGCCTGAAGCGCCTGCAAAAGACAACCAACCAGAGCACAGGTACAGAAACTAGAACTTGTACAGGTTATGTAAACCTAAAACCCAACCCAAGTGATTTCTTATCTTTATAAGCTAATTACTTTCAAGCTACTGGTATGCTTGTGATCCTGAAAGGCGTCattggtttgattcccagggaatgcatgagtAGTTAAATAAGTACCCTGAATGCAATGGAAGTGTCTTTGGATAAACGCATTTGCCAAAATTCACGAATGTAAATAATCAGTGAGCTCAGACTTTTCCTTTTTCTCCTTCAGTTCTCCCCCAGCAGTTTCTAGAACCAATGGAAACATTGCAGAAACTGATCTTGCTGTCACCAAGAGAGTAAGAGTGTCTTAAATGTACAAATTCAACAGAAAATGTGTATTTCCACAAATTATGATCCTGTTGATGCTCATTCTCTTAATAGCCGGCAGAAGATGTAGAGGCATTCACTGTGTCCAGCACTAACATGCCCCAGAATCCAGCATTTCAGGTGCCAGACCTCATGGCAACACCAGACTCTAAAGTGGATCTACAGAACCAGACCTGTGATCTTGGTGTGGCGGCACCAAGTGAAGATGAGTTTGTGCCAGGAGCATTGTGTGAGTATACATGGTTGCATTTGTATTTGAACTACACAGACTCATCCAGTGCAAGCTTTTGACATTGTGAGCAATatcattctctttctctcagtcaTGCCAGGGGAAGATTTTGATGGGCAGTTTGATTATCTGGAGCAGTTTGGATCAAGCACTGTGAGTTTTTCCTTTCCATAAACCCAGTTAGTGTGTGagtaatgcattaataatttgtttagaaTGTTGCTCCAAATATAGTAGAGTACATTGTTTATTAATTAAGCAACATTTCAGTTGTTCAGCCATTATACTAAAACACTTTTTATAGTTTAAGGAGTCGGCCTTGCGGAAGCAGTCACTGTATATGAAGTTTGACCCACTGTTTAAGGAGAGTCCAAAGAAAACTGGAATAGACAGTGGCAACTCTGGATTTAGCATGCCACGGCCTTCTCTTGCTATTAGGTCAGTCTTCACAAACATCCATATTAATAATGTTTCATAGTCTTCAATCCTCCTTGTTCCAAATAAGTTTCAAATGGAGTTAACTGGCCCAATGCGCATGTAACCGTAATCATGCAAACCTTCTTTGTGTGCATTTTAGGATGATGGAAGCTGCGAAGTCTGAAGTAAAGCAGAAGTCACACCGTGACCGTATGAAGCTGCTGGATGATCTGCCCCCACCAGTAAGATGATGACTCATGTCAatgctttgttttgcattttaacatTCTGACTAGGCACTGAAACATTCAATCTTTTGCACAATGGAGTCCATTTTACAATGTCCGTTAACCTCTAGGCAGTGGAAACTGTGGTACCAGATCCAACTGTTCTGGACTTGCTGGTTCCCACAttaaaacagtcagtgaagaccgAGGACTCCATAATAGAGGTTCTGAAGTACAGCCAGAGAGACATGGATGCTGCACTACAGAAAGCAGAGAGACTGGTTAGTTCCCATAGCCTCACACAAGATGACTGGCACACGTCTGATTGGTTGCTTAATgttttgaattttcttttcttaGGCAGAGAAACGGCAGCAAGAGCTTACGACTCAGATTGAGAAGCTGCAACTGGAGAATCAGCATATGCTGTAAGTCTCTGACTCATTTGAGAATGTGTTTCTCTAATCAATCACTGGCTTCTCTAATGAATGATTTGAAAGTGTTTTTCCAGTTAGTTGTGATTTACTGGATCGATTGAATTGTGTGGGACCCCTCATGCATGACTGACATTTGGACGGCACGCCAGTCTTAAacgcttttcttctcttttcaggTTTATAGTGTCAGAATTTGAGGCCACCATCACTCAAATCAGCGGTATGACAGTTGCTTGATTATTTTCAGTACATTATTTTGAAGGCAGTATGTCAGATAATAACACACTCCTGTGTGTTTACAGATGAACATAAACAGAAGGAAGATTTGGCCAAAATTGAGTTGGAGAGAGTCCTCCAGGAAAAAGACCAGCTGTCCAAAGAGTTGAATGAGTTGGAGAGATCCTTCTCCTCCGTTGTCAAACGTCTTGACAGATGCAAGGAAGTCATTGAGGGATTCAAAAAGGTATGCTTTTTAGACTTCTGAAACAAGACTTCATCTCCAATCAAGagattattttactgtataatggtctttttttttgCCCCATTTTTTCTTCTATAAGAATGAGGAAACTCTGAAGCAGTATGCACAGAACTGCATGGACAGACTGCAGAAAGAGGAAAAGCGTTATCAAGCTTTGAAAGCCCATGCTGAGGAGAAACTAGATCAGTATGTGCTTATCAAGCCGTCTGAAACACATTCTCTCTTATGAA
This window of the Carassius gibelio isolate Cgi1373 ecotype wild population from Czech Republic chromosome B13, carGib1.2-hapl.c, whole genome shotgun sequence genome carries:
- the tacc3 gene encoding transforming acidic coiled-coil-containing protein 3 isoform X1, translated to MSFEALKENQGAVRMNSTSEAACDIFALEQPTGRPSILRQSQADNISRTVPKGAKVCFQTPRRDPVTKKIMSPSRASRPSSQEDSSKNLETLVASDDQSSLLNKPSHTPIDMQSNSVAYPDDDMLVQSIGAYTLDLNNLDAINPFQGSSKMQNSPPKSSILPESWTSEIIVSDTTAAPISEPQPEVPEVTDTALDETLPFVPSVENSLAECSASMSSAEGTVIIKTDNIENSATDVEESDMTEPAPVSQQIPVLEDQPVAQDSAQPPVGYYNLDFDNIDSLNPFQTGGSKIPNSPLIGKASIVSDPHLSSQEAKQEPDLSVHTSDVPTSSDASIPPQENSTATEGSSSTAPPKENQMLLEFNFDDGAEVKRKPPPKRLGVKRPAGAKPVTKKTVAPATEKKEPEPKQLSPKNPEETEPVDVSPPKGSYTFDFEKFDDPNFNPFGTKASMGNSPPRGVQTGPVLMKAPAPVQEPEAFAQDDQPEAPAKDNQPEHSSSPLVSETNENIAETDLPVTNRPAEDVESTSSDASIPPQENSTVTEGSSSTAPPKENPMLLEFNFDDGAEVKRKPPPKRLGVKRPAGAKPVTKKTVAPATEKKEPEPKQLSPKNPEETEPVDVSPPKGSYTIDFDKFDDTNFNPFGTKATMGNSPPRGVQTGPVLMKAPVQEPEAFAQDDQPEAPAKDNQPEHSSPPAVSRTNGNIAETDLAVTKRPAEDVEAFTVSSTNMPQNPAFQVPDLMATPDSKVDLQNQTCDLGVAAPSEDEFVPGALFMPGEDFDGQFDYLEQFGSSTFKESALRKQSLYMKFDPLFKESPKKTGIDSGNSGFSMPRPSLAIRMMEAAKSEVKQKSHRDRMKLLDDLPPPAVETVVPDPTVLDLLVPTLKQSVKTEDSIIEVLKYSQRDMDAALQKAERLAEKRQQELTTQIEKLQLENQHMLFIVSEFEATITQISDEHKQKEDLAKIELERVLQEKDQLSKELNELERSFSSVVKRLDRCKEVIEGFKKNEETLKQYAQNCMDRLQKEEKRYQALKAHAEEKLDHANKAINEVRNKQGAEVAALQVQLKREQLKVQSLEKDLEQKAKEVKDVTELCDDLLLKVQKHGY
- the tacc3 gene encoding transforming acidic coiled-coil-containing protein 3 isoform X2, with amino-acid sequence MSFEALKENQGAVRMNSTSEAACDIFALEQPTGRPSILRQSQADNISRTVPKGAKVCFQTPRRDPVTKKIMSPSRASRPSSQEDSSKNLETLVASDDQSSLLNKPSHTPIDMQSNSVAYPDDDMLVQSIGAYTLDLNNLDAINPFQGSSKMQNSPPKSSILPESWTSEIIVSDTTAAPISEPQPEVPEVTDTALDETLPFVPSVENSLAECSASMSSAEGTVIIKTDNIENSATDVEESDMTEPAPVSQQIPVLEDQPVAQDSAQPPVGYYNLDFDNIDSLNPFQTGGSKIPNSPLIGKASIVSDPHLSSQEAKQEPDLSVHTSDVPTSSDASIPPQENSTATEGSSSTAPPKENQMLLEFNFDDGAEVKRKPPPKRLGVKRPAGAKPVTKKTVAPATEKKEPEPKQLSPKNPEETEPVDVSPPKGSYTFDFEKFDDPNFNPFGTKASMGNSPPRGVQTGPVLMKAPAPVQEPEAFAQDDQPEAPAKDNQPEHSSPPAVSRTNGNIAETDLAVTKRPAEDVEAFTVSSTNMPQNPAFQVPDLMATPDSKVDLQNQTCDLGVAAPSEDEFVPGALFMPGEDFDGQFDYLEQFGSSTFKESALRKQSLYMKFDPLFKESPKKTGIDSGNSGFSMPRPSLAIRMMEAAKSEVKQKSHRDRMKLLDDLPPPAVETVVPDPTVLDLLVPTLKQSVKTEDSIIEVLKYSQRDMDAALQKAERLAEKRQQELTTQIEKLQLENQHMLFIVSEFEATITQISDEHKQKEDLAKIELERVLQEKDQLSKELNELERSFSSVVKRLDRCKEVIEGFKKNEETLKQYAQNCMDRLQKEEKRYQALKAHAEEKLDHANKAINEVRNKQGAEVAALQVQLKREQLKVQSLEKDLEQKAKEVKDVTELCDDLLLKVQKHGY